AGTAATATACCAACATTATCTCCGGCTTGCCCTTCATCAAGTAACTTTCTGAACATTTCTACACCGGTACAGGTAGTTTTTTGCGTATCTTTTAGACCAACTATTTCAATTTCCTCACCTACCTTAATTATTCCTGACTCTACTCTACCGGTTACAACAGTACCTCTTCCTGAAATAGAGAATACATCTTCTATCGGCATTAAGAAAGGCTTATCTGTAGCTCTTACAGGTTGTGGTATATAGCTATCCACTGCCTCCATTAACTCATTAATAGCTTTTTCACCTTCAAACTTTCCTTCTAAAGCTTGAAGTGCAGAACCTTTAATAATAGGTATTTCATCACCCGGGAAACCATATTTTGATAATAATTCCCTTACTTCCATCTCTACTAGTTCTAATAGATCAGGATCATCCACCATATCTACTTTATTCAAGAATACTACCATAGCAGGTACACCTACCTGTTTTGCGAGTAATATATGTTCTCTTGTTTGAGGCATAGGACCATCAGCAGCAGACACTACTAATATTGCACCATCCATTTGAGCAGCACCTGTGATCATGTTCTTTACATAGTCAGCGTGTCCCGGACAGTCTACGTGTGCATAGTGTCTATTTTGAGTCTCATATTCTACGTGTGCAGTAGAAATAGTTATACCTCTTTCTTTTTCTTCAGGAGCAGCATCAATTTGATCATACGCTGTAGCCTTTGCTCCACCTGTCTTAGCAAGCACTATAGTTATTGCTGCTGTTAAGGAAGTTTTACCATGATCTACGTGACCAATCGTACCTATATTAACGTGCGGTTTAGTTCGTTCAAATTTTGCTTTTGCCATATTATTACTCTCTACAATTTTCTAGGTTTAATACAAGTTAATTTTTTATAAGTGCATTTTTTTGCTAAATTTATTTATTACCACTAATTTCTGGAGCGGGTGATGGGAATTGAACCCACATAGCCAGCTTGGAAGGCTGGAACTCTACCATTGAGCTACACCCGCATTGTGGCACTGTTAGCAAAATAATTATTAAAACTATTTTGTTAAGA
The sequence above is a segment of the Rickettsia sp. Oklahoma-10 genome. Coding sequences within it:
- the tuf gene encoding elongation factor Tu is translated as MAKAKFERTKPHVNIGTIGHVDHGKTSLTAAITIVLAKTGGAKATAYDQIDAAPEEKERGITISTAHVEYETQNRHYAHVDCPGHADYVKNMITGAAQMDGAILVVSAADGPMPQTREHILLAKQVGVPAMVVFLNKVDMVDDPDLLELVEMEVRELLSKYGFPGDEIPIIKGSALQALEGKFEGEKAINELMEAVDSYIPQPVRATDKPFLMPIEDVFSISGRGTVVTGRVESGIIKVGEEIEIVGLKDTQKTTCTGVEMFRKLLDEGQAGDNVGILLRGTKREEVERGQVLAKPGSIKPHDKFEAEVYVLSKEEGGRHTPFTNDYRPQFYFRTTDVTGTIKLPADKQMVMPGDNASFTVELIKPIAMQEGLKFSIREGGRTVGAGVVTKINN